A single uncultured Methanolobus sp. DNA region contains:
- a CDS encoding HAD family phosphatase: MIEALIFDMDGVLIDSMHLHAMAWKTAFMEAGISIDERDIFALEGENDSGIVKRVLEMSGNDPTDMETTLSTLSATVSSTMYATVPARKHQLFDRDSVTVFDGVDDILHQTKGKFRLAVVSGSDSRIVEIMMEKYFPEIFDVIVSGDDTENGKPAPDPYNKAVEMLGVDKNNCIVVENAILGVESAKNAGIFTIGLPTYLTRKELEHADIVLHDHAELFRFIELLMRNIPGN; the protein is encoded by the coding sequence GTGATAGAAGCTCTGATATTTGATATGGACGGCGTGCTCATTGACTCAATGCACCTGCATGCAATGGCATGGAAAACAGCATTTATGGAGGCGGGAATCTCCATTGATGAAAGAGACATATTCGCCCTTGAAGGTGAAAATGATTCAGGAATTGTGAAAAGAGTTCTTGAGATGAGCGGAAATGATCCCACTGACATGGAAACGACACTCTCAACATTGTCCGCAACAGTGTCCTCAACAATGTACGCAACAGTACCTGCAAGAAAACATCAGCTTTTTGACAGGGATAGCGTTACCGTGTTTGATGGTGTCGATGACATACTCCATCAGACAAAAGGCAAATTCAGGCTTGCCGTTGTTTCGGGTTCTGACAGCAGGATTGTGGAAATCATGATGGAGAAATATTTCCCGGAAATCTTTGATGTTATCGTCAGCGGTGATGATACGGAAAATGGAAAGCCTGCGCCTGACCCATATAATAAAGCCGTTGAGATGCTTGGTGTCGATAAAAATAATTGTATCGTTGTGGAAAATGCGATCCTTGGTGTTGAGTCTGCAAAAAATGCAGGGATCTTCACAATTGGATTGCCAACTTACCTTACCAGAAAAGAACTTGAACATGCAGACATAGTCCTGCATGACCACGCAGAATTGTTCAGGTTCATTGAACTACTTATGAGGAACATTCCCGGAAACTGA
- a CDS encoding glycosyltransferase: MHDSSETSRKPLTFFIFVCGEGLGHTGRCISLASELLGSGHNVFIGAYGYSKKLIEESGHNVMEIPQELRLSGNKGSLDLKSSILSTAKGISLGNINSVTRLIENAKPDFVISDGYYNGIIAARRKKVPVCMIVNQSSMQDFFRNKGFAIGMVGLAVKKFYTWIYRTVDLIFVPDFSPPFTICGSNLSFPYDVKDKIEFSGPLLRKRYDDVIPISDIKRPHVLCSIGGFGYRLQIFTKLLEAAKMDGSIHYTLIGGPDLDYKLLEDVPENVDIRRLIPDPFPYYRSVDVVICTGGHGTITEALSFGLPVISFPDHSHNEQENNAQFIEDNGYGRRLSYSVTPDELLGIIQSLINDKKYRENVSVLKEQALVSYGPAFIREELEEYLSSVSGNVPHK; encoded by the coding sequence ATGCATGATTCCAGTGAAACCTCCAGAAAACCACTGACATTTTTCATTTTTGTGTGTGGTGAGGGACTTGGTCATACAGGCAGATGCATCTCCCTCGCTTCTGAACTGCTAGGGTCAGGTCACAATGTTTTCATAGGGGCTTATGGTTACTCTAAAAAACTGATAGAGGAATCAGGTCATAATGTCATGGAAATTCCTCAGGAGCTAAGGCTCAGTGGTAATAAAGGCTCACTTGACCTGAAAAGTTCCATACTTTCAACAGCAAAAGGAATCTCCTTAGGTAACATCAATTCAGTTACCCGGCTGATAGAAAACGCAAAGCCGGATTTTGTGATCTCAGATGGCTATTATAATGGAATAATAGCTGCCAGGCGAAAGAAAGTCCCGGTGTGCATGATAGTGAACCAGTCAAGTATGCAGGACTTTTTCAGGAACAAAGGTTTTGCAATAGGTATGGTCGGCCTTGCTGTAAAGAAGTTCTATACATGGATCTACAGGACTGTGGATCTGATATTTGTTCCTGATTTTTCCCCTCCTTTTACTATATGCGGCTCCAACCTTTCATTTCCTTATGATGTAAAGGACAAGATAGAATTCAGCGGTCCGTTGCTCAGGAAAAGGTATGATGATGTCATTCCGATAAGTGATATCAAACGACCGCATGTGCTTTGTAGTATAGGGGGTTTCGGTTATCGTCTCCAGATATTCACAAAATTGCTTGAAGCTGCAAAAATGGATGGAAGCATCCATTACACTCTCATAGGCGGGCCTGATCTGGATTACAAGCTTCTGGAGGATGTCCCGGAAAATGTGGATATCCGCCGCCTTATCCCTGATCCTTTTCCGTATTACAGGTCGGTAGATGTGGTGATATGTACCGGGGGACATGGCACAATTACAGAAGCTTTGAGCTTTGGTCTTCCTGTGATATCTTTCCCGGACCACTCTCATAATGAACAGGAAAATAACGCACAGTTCATAGAAGACAACGGATATGGCAGAAGACTCTCCTATTCTGTTACACCTGATGAACTATTAGGGATCATTCAGTCTCTTATTAACGATAAGAAATACAGGGAAAATGTGTCTGTATTAAAAGAGCAGGCATTGGTGAGTTATGGGCCTGCTTTCATAAGGGAAGAACTGGAAGAGTATTTATCTTCAGTTTCCGGGAATGTTCCTCATAAGTAG
- a CDS encoding PHP domain-containing protein, which yields MFRKQDSTMQKIIASDRAAELLEKGWCKADLHVHTSCSYDVPASKFTNPEILFQKGLSDGLDFVTFTDHDTVKAYDRMGWKREKLTPGVELSITDMENVGHTIHINAFEFDRAQYFEMEIIVQKKQDVYMLLDYFNDNDILHMYNHPFWFKPGEKPNLMAVPELAKQFPVIEYNMQDLKQKNFFSMVLAQRFKKGMAVTTDSHTGRIGRVHTLAKGDTFREYFKNIEKGQSYMMIDEPIWKHISHELNAWVELIFSMEKRMPHEGDYSTGVEVVDRVVSLVCGDNRDKHPHVCNMTMHLAKQFFGSGLPFLLYRISKQPQVSRIERVMNS from the coding sequence GTGTTCCGGAAACAGGACAGCACAATGCAGAAAATAATTGCATCCGACAGAGCAGCAGAACTTCTTGAAAAAGGCTGGTGTAAAGCAGACCTGCACGTGCATACTTCCTGTTCATACGATGTGCCGGCAAGTAAATTCACAAACCCGGAGATACTTTTCCAGAAAGGACTATCAGATGGTCTTGATTTTGTGACATTTACAGACCACGATACCGTAAAGGCATATGACAGAATGGGATGGAAAAGGGAAAAATTAACCCCAGGAGTTGAACTATCCATTACTGACATGGAGAATGTCGGCCACACAATCCACATCAATGCTTTTGAATTTGACAGAGCACAATATTTTGAGATGGAAATAATCGTGCAGAAAAAGCAGGATGTCTACATGCTTCTAGATTACTTCAACGATAATGACATCCTGCACATGTACAACCATCCTTTCTGGTTCAAACCGGGAGAAAAACCAAACCTCATGGCCGTGCCTGAGCTTGCAAAGCAATTCCCGGTAATTGAATATAACATGCAGGATCTTAAGCAGAAGAACTTTTTCTCAATGGTGCTGGCACAGCGTTTTAAGAAAGGAATGGCTGTGACAACCGACAGCCATACAGGAAGGATCGGAAGAGTTCACACTCTTGCAAAGGGAGATACTTTCAGGGAGTATTTCAAAAACATCGAAAAAGGACAGTCTTATATGATGATCGATGAGCCCATCTGGAAGCACATCAGCCATGAACTGAATGCCTGGGTAGAGCTCATCTTTAGTATGGAAAAACGTATGCCACACGAGGGTGACTACTCTACCGGAGTGGAGGTAGTAGATAGAGTTGTCAGCCTCGTTTGTGGTGACAACAGGGATAAACACCCTCACGTCTGCAATATGACAATGCACCTTGCGAAGCAGTTCTTTGGTTCAGGTTTGCCCTTCCTGCTTTACAGGATATCAAAACAGCCACAGGTTTCCAGGATAGAACGTGTTATGAACAGTTGA
- a CDS encoding UDP-N-acetylglucosamine--N-acetylmuramyl-(pentapeptide) pyrophosphoryl-undecaprenol N-acetylglucosamine transferase: MRVMIFVCGEGLGHTSRCISIGRELVSAGHDVHFGAYGYSMELIERKGFKTHEVPSEITLVGKAGSLNLKKSIIATFRRGQFLGIIKIRKLLKRIRPDVVISDSYFMGMISAKSRSLPCHLIVNQSNMEEFFKGKGVSSKILAELVKKSYIGMFGMADKIIIPDFPLPHTVCRKNLEFKEKTWKKVFFSGPLIGKTFEETTAEDLKRPHVLCTVGGFGYREPIFRKVIEAAKLDNSINYTLLSGPSVDPESLGILPDNVKIMKFIDDQFPYMKASELVIAPGGHSTMMEALSFGVPMISVPDQKHSEQQNNALVIEEDGLGKMMDYSASPENILVNIRLLISDDKYRNKLTEMRKLAEELNGPERIRKMLEN; the protein is encoded by the coding sequence ATGAGAGTAATGATATTTGTCTGCGGTGAAGGTCTTGGACATACCAGCAGGTGTATTTCCATTGGCAGAGAGCTTGTTTCTGCAGGACATGATGTGCATTTCGGAGCTTACGGGTATTCCATGGAACTGATTGAACGTAAGGGATTTAAAACTCATGAAGTTCCCTCGGAGATCACACTTGTAGGGAAAGCCGGTTCTCTGAATCTGAAAAAGTCCATTATTGCAACATTCAGGAGAGGACAGTTCCTTGGAATAATAAAGATACGCAAACTTCTCAAAAGGATCAGACCGGATGTTGTCATTTCAGACAGCTATTTCATGGGAATGATAAGCGCTAAATCCCGCAGTCTTCCGTGTCATCTGATCGTCAACCAGTCAAATATGGAAGAGTTCTTCAAAGGCAAGGGCGTATCCAGCAAGATACTTGCCGAGCTTGTGAAAAAGTCCTATATTGGCATGTTTGGGATGGCCGATAAGATAATCATTCCTGATTTTCCACTCCCGCACACAGTATGCAGGAAGAATCTGGAGTTTAAGGAAAAGACCTGGAAAAAAGTATTTTTCAGTGGCCCCCTCATTGGCAAGACCTTTGAAGAGACAACTGCTGAAGACCTCAAACGTCCGCATGTGCTCTGTACGGTTGGCGGATTCGGCTACCGAGAACCTATTTTCAGAAAAGTGATCGAAGCTGCCAAGTTGGATAACTCCATCAATTACACTTTGCTTTCAGGCCCAAGCGTTGACCCGGAAAGTCTTGGAATACTGCCCGATAATGTGAAAATTATGAAGTTCATCGATGACCAGTTCCCATACATGAAAGCATCCGAACTTGTAATCGCTCCCGGAGGACACAGTACCATGATGGAAGCCCTGAGCTTTGGAGTTCCCATGATCAGCGTTCCTGACCAGAAACACAGTGAACAGCAGAACAATGCTCTTGTTATTGAAGAAGATGGCCTTGGGAAGATGATGGATTACTCCGCATCTCCTGAAAATATACTTGTGAACATCAGGCTGCTCATCAGTGATGATAAATACAGGAACAAGCTAACTGAGATGCGAAAATTGGCAGAAGAATTGAACGGGCCTGAAAGGATCAGGAAGATGCTGGAAAATTGA
- a CDS encoding UDP-N-acetylglucosamine--N-acetylmuramyl-(pentapeptide) pyrophosphoryl-undecaprenol N-acetylglucosamine transferase, producing MKVMLFVCGEGLGHASRCISIAKELRSSGDEVQVGAYGYSRELIERKGFSTHEIPPEITIVGKAGSLDIRKTIIATFRKWELRPSKWGLVELRKLLNSQKPDVVISDSYFMGVLSAKLHGTPCYIIVNQSDMEEFFKGKSLSNKLLAETVKIFCTGMFKLADGIIIPDYQPPHTICRKNLKFREKMHMKIFFSGPLVSKTFEETDVRELNRPHVLCTIGGFGHREPIFRKVIEAAGLDSSINYTLLSGPNVDPESLGILPENVTILKFIDDQFPYMKASDLVIAPGGHSTMMEALSFGVPVISVPDQKHSEQQNNALVIEEDGLGKMLDYSASPEEILVNVRLLVSDEKYRNKLTEMRKMAEELSGPKAVRSLVEKVACR from the coding sequence ATGAAAGTGATGTTATTTGTCTGCGGTGAGGGATTAGGCCACGCAAGCAGATGTATATCGATAGCAAAAGAGCTGAGGTCTTCCGGGGATGAGGTTCAGGTTGGTGCTTACGGATATTCCCGGGAACTTATTGAGCGGAAAGGATTCAGCACGCACGAAATTCCCCCGGAGATCACAATTGTAGGAAAAGCAGGTTCTCTGGACATAAGGAAGACCATTATCGCAACTTTTAGGAAATGGGAGTTAAGACCTTCAAAATGGGGACTTGTTGAACTCAGGAAACTTCTCAATAGCCAAAAACCGGATGTTGTCATATCAGACAGTTATTTCATGGGAGTGCTAAGTGCAAAATTGCATGGCACACCGTGTTATATAATAGTGAACCAGTCGGACATGGAAGAATTCTTTAAAGGAAAAAGCTTGTCAAACAAGCTGCTGGCAGAGACCGTGAAGATATTCTGTACAGGTATGTTCAAGCTGGCAGATGGAATTATAATTCCGGATTACCAGCCGCCGCATACAATATGCCGCAAGAACCTGAAATTCAGGGAAAAGATGCACATGAAGATATTCTTCAGTGGTCCGCTTGTCAGTAAGACCTTTGAAGAAACTGATGTTAGGGAACTGAACCGCCCTCATGTCCTCTGCACTATCGGAGGATTTGGGCACAGAGAGCCTATCTTCAGAAAAGTGATCGAAGCTGCGGGATTGGATAGTTCAATAAATTATACATTACTTTCAGGCCCAAACGTTGACCCGGAAAGCCTTGGAATACTGCCGGAGAATGTTACGATACTGAAGTTCATCGACGACCAGTTCCCATACATGAAAGCATCAGATCTTGTCATCGCTCCCGGAGGACATAGTACCATGATGGAAGCCCTGAGCTTCGGAGTTCCGGTTATCAGCGTGCCTGACCAGAAACACAGTGAACAGCAGAACAATGCCCTTGTTATTGAGGAAGATGGCCTTGGAAAGATGCTTGATTACTCCGCATCTCCTGAGGAGATACTTGTAAACGTAAGGCTGCTTGTTAGTGATGAGAAATACAGGAACAAGCTAACTGAAATGAGAAAGATGGCTGAGGAATTGAGCGGACCGAAGGCTGTAAGGTCACTGGTTGAAAAGGTCGCTTGCAGATAA
- a CDS encoding DedA family protein, which translates to MSNWDFLIPYLEHLSYAGIFITLAFLGHFLPLPEEVLLLIVGYVVSLGFGNLLLVIIVSLIAGASGDILLYWLSKNGNKLLSRFDHNKDKKKIARYEHLMQDHGAKTIFTFRLIVGLRFFGPIVAGSANVPWRKFVFYDLLALLTFYPILITSGYIFHSNLQNLITDVSVLGHVIFFASVALFALVLSIYYRKHFSH; encoded by the coding sequence ATGAGCAATTGGGACTTCTTAATACCTTATCTGGAACATCTGTCCTATGCAGGTATTTTTATAACCCTTGCATTCCTGGGTCATTTTCTTCCGCTGCCGGAGGAAGTCCTTCTTCTTATTGTAGGTTATGTTGTCAGTCTTGGATTCGGCAACCTATTGCTAGTTATCATTGTCAGTCTCATAGCAGGCGCTTCAGGTGATATATTGCTCTACTGGCTCAGTAAGAATGGAAACAAATTGCTGTCCCGTTTTGATCACAACAAAGATAAGAAAAAGATTGCCCGTTACGAGCACTTGATGCAAGACCACGGCGCAAAGACCATCTTTACATTCCGCCTTATCGTAGGACTGCGTTTTTTCGGTCCGATAGTTGCAGGGTCTGCAAATGTACCGTGGCGTAAATTTGTGTTCTATGACCTCTTAGCCTTATTGACATTCTATCCTATTCTTATAACTTCAGGATACATTTTCCACAGCAATCTTCAGAACCTGATAACAGATGTCAGTGTCCTGGGCCATGTGATCTTTTTTGCTTCAGTGGCCTTATTTGCACTGGTCCTGAGTATCTATTACAGGAAGCATTTCTCACATTGA
- a CDS encoding SIMPL domain-containing protein, whose product MSPDTKNDRSYFAIIALSVVLVVLSLTIYAISQDGNVQNTADTISMSGYAEQKVVPDTASLSIGVVIQSETAQEASDENAAIMSAVISELKDLGLEDKEIQTSYVSVYPVYNYDGERTITGYSASNSVQVTTTKLDYLSDIIDRSTAAGANQIGSISFSVSDDMQEQLREELVGDAVDNSRSKANELADSLGLKITGVQTASMYENGDNAIYYTKTVMEEAAMDAGGVSTPIEPGESTVSMSVQVTYYIE is encoded by the coding sequence ATGTCACCTGACACTAAAAACGACAGATCATATTTCGCTATAATCGCGCTATCAGTTGTGCTGGTAGTGCTATCATTAACGATCTATGCCATCTCACAGGATGGCAACGTACAGAATACAGCAGACACAATTTCCATGAGCGGATACGCCGAACAGAAGGTAGTCCCCGACACCGCCTCATTAAGCATAGGCGTTGTCATCCAATCCGAAACAGCACAGGAAGCATCTGACGAGAATGCTGCCATAATGAGCGCTGTTATATCAGAACTCAAAGACCTTGGACTTGAGGACAAGGAAATACAGACATCCTATGTTTCCGTGTATCCGGTCTACAATTATGACGGAGAAAGGACCATCACAGGTTATTCAGCATCCAACAGCGTACAGGTCACAACCACAAAGCTCGATTACCTGAGCGATATCATCGACAGATCAACAGCTGCAGGAGCAAACCAGATAGGAAGCATTTCCTTCTCAGTATCTGATGACATGCAGGAGCAGCTCCGCGAAGAACTTGTAGGTGACGCCGTGGACAATTCAAGGTCAAAAGCCAACGAACTGGCTGACAGTCTGGGACTTAAGATCACAGGCGTGCAGACAGCATCCATGTATGAGAATGGCGACAATGCTATCTACTACACAAAGACCGTCATGGAAGAAGCAGCAATGGATGCAGGTGGAGTTTCCACTCCAATTGAACCTGGAGAGTCCACAGTCTCAATGTCAGTACAGGTCACTTACTACATTGAATAA
- a CDS encoding IS1634 family transposase: MKPFTRVKVIKGIEYLYEITPYYDPVQKKIRQKSKYLGKLVNDQPLKVRSQKKPLISLPEKVLSYGEYLPLLKIVEELKLDLLLSRTFTEKQAWSILTLAMNHIIKPLAYDHIEEWYEGTILSKDHPQLPLSSQSISNLLDLIGNSAVHIDFSRSLIKEVCTSNTLVYDITSISTYSQMISLLEYGYNRDNLELPQINFSMIVDKEKGIPVMYDLYPGSISDVTTLKNTIKKLQEEGVHDYTLIMDKGFFSTANIKSLVSNDLSFIVPPSQTIKSVKEKMSEIHKTIFDPQYLNVYESEPVFTMQIDINIGELNVKGYAYYDQKREQQERNSFFKGLHATLEMLEKVELRPWMDHKKVFISVAKRYASYLTWKIKDNKFEITVKKNAVSQKVNKMGKFILLYRGDLEWDECLSLYRSKDIVEKGFYSLKNYIEVTPANVKKNSTFKGYLFICFVSLIIRMKLMKEMKEVKLNKKFSVESLIMQLEKNKILLLQEGEQIVMERTKKQKEILDTLGICA, encoded by the coding sequence ATGAAACCGTTTACAAGAGTAAAAGTCATAAAGGGAATCGAATACCTCTATGAGATCACGCCCTATTACGATCCTGTACAAAAGAAGATTCGACAGAAGAGTAAGTATCTTGGGAAACTTGTGAATGATCAACCACTAAAAGTTCGCTCTCAAAAGAAACCATTGATATCCCTCCCTGAAAAGGTACTCTCCTATGGAGAGTACCTTCCCCTCTTAAAAATAGTTGAGGAGCTAAAACTTGATCTGCTGCTTAGCAGAACCTTCACAGAAAAACAAGCGTGGTCAATCCTGACCCTTGCGATGAACCATATAATAAAACCGCTAGCATATGATCATATTGAGGAATGGTATGAAGGTACTATTCTCTCCAAGGACCATCCACAGCTGCCTTTATCTTCCCAATCCATCTCAAACCTTCTGGACTTAATTGGAAATAGTGCTGTACATATTGATTTCTCAAGGTCTTTGATAAAAGAGGTATGCACTTCCAACACTCTTGTTTATGACATCACCTCCATTTCGACTTATTCGCAGATGATCAGCCTCCTGGAGTATGGTTATAATAGAGATAATCTAGAACTGCCACAGATAAACTTCTCGATGATCGTGGATAAGGAAAAGGGGATTCCTGTGATGTACGACCTGTATCCTGGAAGTATATCGGATGTAACTACATTGAAAAACACGATCAAAAAGCTTCAGGAGGAAGGGGTTCATGATTATACTTTGATCATGGATAAAGGATTCTTTTCAACAGCTAACATCAAATCACTTGTATCCAACGATCTCTCTTTCATAGTTCCTCCTTCACAAACAATTAAAAGTGTCAAGGAAAAAATGTCCGAGATACACAAAACGATATTTGATCCTCAGTATCTCAATGTCTACGAAAGTGAACCTGTTTTCACGATGCAGATCGACATCAACATTGGAGAACTGAACGTAAAAGGTTATGCTTATTACGATCAAAAGCGAGAGCAACAGGAAAGAAATAGTTTTTTCAAAGGTCTTCATGCAACGCTTGAAATGCTTGAGAAGGTAGAATTAAGACCTTGGATGGATCATAAAAAGGTGTTCATTAGTGTGGCAAAGAGATATGCTTCGTATTTGACATGGAAAATCAAGGACAACAAATTTGAAATCACAGTAAAGAAGAATGCAGTGTCACAAAAAGTTAACAAGATGGGAAAATTCATCCTCCTGTATAGGGGAGATCTGGAGTGGGATGAGTGTCTTTCGCTTTACAGAAGCAAGGATATAGTTGAGAAAGGTTTCTATTCACTTAAAAATTACATAGAAGTTACTCCGGCCAATGTCAAGAAAAACAGTACTTTCAAAGGGTATCTGTTCATCTGTTTTGTTTCTTTAATCATTAGAATGAAGCTGATGAAGGAAATGAAAGAGGTAAAACTTAACAAAAAGTTCTCTGTTGAAAGCTTGATCATGCAGCTTGAAAAGAACAAAATTCTCCTTCTGCAAGAAGGAGAACAAATTGTCATGGAAAGGACAAAAAAACAAAAGGAGATATTAGATACACTTGGAATATGTGCCTAA
- a CDS encoding ATP-binding cassette domain-containing protein, giving the protein MEQEHSDEAIRTEGISKHYEQVKAVKGINIEVKKGELFGLLGPNGAGKSTLIGMLATMLRPTEGTARVWGHDIRSEATEVRMSIGVVFQGTTLDQKLTGRENLDIHGRLYGLGKKERHERINEVLKLVELNDWADEVVQKYSGGMMRRLEIARGLMHHPNVLFLDEPTLGLDPQTRNHTWEYIKKLNQEKNITMILTTHYMEEADMLCNHIAIIDHGEIIAEGTPAELKAELGGDIITLTFSSEDEASKMVEHYKNHKNHNPDKKEITTTGASIRITATDGERTIPELMKISTDLNLHIESVSLRKPTLDDVFLHHTGKNIRYSGPDDRKRRRGIRRMSRNAR; this is encoded by the coding sequence ATGGAACAGGAACACTCAGACGAAGCGATCCGCACTGAAGGGATAAGCAAACATTACGAGCAGGTAAAAGCTGTAAAAGGCATCAACATTGAGGTCAAAAAAGGAGAGCTTTTCGGCTTGCTAGGACCCAATGGAGCAGGGAAATCAACACTCATAGGGATGCTTGCCACAATGCTCAGGCCAACTGAAGGAACTGCCCGGGTCTGGGGACATGACATCAGGAGCGAAGCTACAGAAGTGCGCATGTCCATAGGAGTAGTGTTCCAGGGCACCACCCTTGACCAGAAACTCACCGGGCGCGAGAACCTTGACATTCACGGCAGGCTCTACGGACTCGGGAAGAAAGAACGCCATGAGCGCATCAATGAAGTGCTCAAACTCGTAGAGCTCAACGACTGGGCTGACGAGGTGGTGCAAAAATATTCAGGAGGAATGATGCGCAGGCTCGAGATAGCAAGAGGACTCATGCACCATCCTAACGTACTCTTCCTTGACGAACCCACCCTCGGACTTGATCCCCAGACAAGGAACCATACCTGGGAATACATCAAGAAGCTCAACCAGGAAAAGAACATCACCATGATCCTCACCACCCACTACATGGAAGAGGCGGACATGCTCTGCAACCACATAGCCATCATCGACCACGGTGAGATTATCGCCGAAGGTACTCCCGCAGAACTCAAAGCAGAACTCGGCGGAGATATCATAACCCTCACCTTCAGCAGTGAAGATGAAGCCTCAAAGATGGTGGAACACTACAAGAATCACAAGAACCATAATCCTGACAAAAAGGAAATAACCACCACCGGTGCATCCATCCGCATAACCGCAACAGACGGTGAAAGAACAATACCGGAACTCATGAAGATAAGCACCGACCTGAATCTTCACATAGAATCCGTCAGCCTGAGAAAACCAACCCTTGATGACGTATTCCTTCATCACACCGGCAAGAACATAAGATACTCAGGACCTGATGACCGTAAAAGAAGACGCGGCATAAGGCGCATGAGCCGCAATGCCAGATGA